A single window of Arcobacter venerupis DNA harbors:
- a CDS encoding adenine phosphoribosyltransferase, producing MSENIILSEKDKKILLDSIRSVNDFPKHGIVFKDITTLLNNKEAFKLLMNHLEQRYKSYDLDYVAGIDSRGFIFGAALADRLGVGFVPVRKKGKLPSTTVCEKYELEYGFDEVEVHLDAFNNEKNVNVLLIDDIIVSGGTANAAATLIKKLDVNLVEVCFLMNIQILDGAKKLRDIVPVYSVLEI from the coding sequence TTGAGTGAAAATATTATATTAAGCGAAAAAGACAAAAAAATATTATTAGATTCAATAAGAAGTGTTAATGATTTCCCAAAGCATGGAATAGTTTTTAAAGATATTACAACTTTATTAAATAATAAAGAAGCATTCAAGCTTTTAATGAACCATTTAGAACAAAGATATAAATCTTATGATTTAGATTATGTCGCAGGAATTGACTCAAGAGGTTTTATTTTTGGTGCAGCATTAGCTGATAGATTAGGTGTTGGTTTTGTTCCAGTTAGAAAAAAAGGTAAACTTCCAAGTACAACTGTATGTGAAAAATATGAGCTTGAATATGGCTTTGATGAAGTAGAAGTTCACCTTGATGCTTTTAATAATGAAAAAAATGTAAATGTTTTATTAATTGATGATATTATTGTTAGTGGTGGAACTGCAAACGCAGCTGCTACATTAATCAAAAAATTAGATGTAAATTTAGTTGAGGTGTGTTTTTTAATGAATATACAAATATTAGATGGTGCAAAAAAACTTAGAGATATTGTGCCAGTTTATTCGGTGTTAGAAATTTAA
- a CDS encoding DedA family protein yields MKELFRKIQPHSGKILASFLLIFFIFLVYNLYQAPVVGIEEKFVYLLKKYGYIILFIWSMLEGEAGLVMAGLLSHAGDMNLYIAIFVAGLGGFAGDQVYFYIGRFNKSYVHKKFRGQRRKFAFAHLLLKKHGWPIIFVQRYMYGMRTIIPISIGLTRYSARMFAFINLLSAWCWAALTIVPVWYFGDEILVVLEWAKEHWYLAISIALVLGGSIVYYFNKATKKVEKGSKNENQFD; encoded by the coding sequence GTGAAAGAACTTTTTAGGAAAATTCAGCCTCATTCTGGGAAAATATTAGCATCTTTTTTGCTTATATTCTTTATATTTTTGGTGTATAATTTATATCAAGCACCAGTAGTTGGAATTGAAGAAAAATTTGTTTATTTACTCAAAAAGTATGGATATATAATTTTATTTATTTGGAGTATGCTTGAGGGTGAAGCTGGTTTGGTAATGGCTGGTTTATTATCTCATGCAGGAGATATGAATCTTTACATTGCAATATTTGTAGCAGGTCTTGGTGGCTTTGCAGGAGATCAAGTTTACTTTTATATTGGTAGATTTAATAAGTCATATGTTCATAAAAAATTTAGAGGTCAGAGAAGAAAATTTGCATTTGCTCATTTACTTTTAAAAAAACATGGTTGGCCAATAATTTTTGTTCAAAGATATATGTATGGAATGCGAACTATCATACCAATTTCTATTGGTCTTACAAGATATAGTGCTAGAATGTTTGCTTTTATAAATCTTTTATCCGCTTGGTGCTGGGCAGCTTTAACGATTGTTCCAGTTTGGTATTTTGGTGATGAAATTTTAGTTGTTCTTGAATGGGCTAAAGAACATTGGTATTTGGCTATATCAATCGCTTTAGTCTTAGGTGGAAGTATTGTATATTATTTTAATAAAGCTACAAAAAAAGTAGAAAAAGGAAGTAAAAATGAAAATCAATTTGATTGA
- a CDS encoding aldo/keto reductase yields MNYRKFANTHIELSKIGLGCMGMSAAYGEDKDDKESIATLERSIELGINFWDSADIYANGTNEKLISQVLKNNRDKIFMATKFGFRMPDNKGDSFIASGIYVDCSVKHIKEAVENSLKRLKTDYIDLYYAHRIDPNIPLEETIEAMSQLVKEGKVKYLGLSECTADELKKAHTIHPISALQSEYSLLYREVEKEILPLTKELGITFVPFAPLGRGLMSNKLDINSLSSSDFRKNLPRYEGEYLQNNQKLTAALEELALSKNVTTAQVAIAWVIAQSDNIIPIPGTKKRTYLESNAKAVDLNLSSSDLEKIEVILKKYPNVGPRYSQRENKFIKKS; encoded by the coding sequence ATGAATTATAGAAAATTTGCAAATACACATATAGAATTATCAAAAATTGGTTTAGGTTGTATGGGAATGAGTGCTGCTTATGGTGAGGATAAAGATGATAAAGAGAGTATTGCAACACTTGAGCGTTCAATTGAACTTGGAATTAATTTTTGGGATAGTGCTGATATTTATGCAAATGGGACAAATGAAAAGTTAATTTCACAAGTGCTTAAAAATAATAGAGACAAAATATTTATGGCTACAAAATTTGGATTTAGAATGCCAGATAATAAAGGAGATTCTTTTATAGCTAGTGGTATTTATGTTGATTGTTCTGTAAAACATATAAAAGAGGCTGTTGAAAATAGTTTAAAAAGATTAAAAACTGATTATATAGATTTATATTATGCACATAGAATTGATCCAAATATTCCCTTAGAAGAGACTATTGAGGCAATGTCACAATTAGTTAAAGAGGGGAAAGTAAAATATTTAGGACTTAGTGAATGTACAGCAGATGAATTAAAAAAAGCCCACACAATTCACCCTATTTCAGCACTTCAAAGTGAATATTCACTTCTATATAGAGAAGTTGAAAAAGAGATCTTACCTCTTACAAAAGAGTTAGGAATTACTTTTGTTCCTTTTGCACCATTAGGAAGAGGACTTATGTCAAATAAATTAGACATTAATTCACTTTCAAGTAGTGATTTTAGAAAAAATCTTCCAAGATATGAAGGAGAATATTTACAAAATAATCAAAAACTAACTGCTGCATTAGAGGAGTTAGCACTTAGTAAAAATGTAACAACAGCTCAAGTAGCAATTGCTTGGGTAATTGCTCAAAGTGATAATATTATTCCAATTCCTGGAACTAAAAAAAGAACTTATTTAGAATCAAATGCCAAAGCTGTCGATTTAAATTTAAGCTCATCTGATTTAGAAAAAATCGAAGTTATATTAAAAAAATATCCAAATGTTGGCCCAAGATATTCGCAAAGAGAAAATAAATTTATTAAAAAATCATAA
- a CDS encoding type II secretion system protein, producing MKSAFSLLELIFAIVILGIVASFAIPKYMETKDTALVSTIKRDINTAVTSIQSYYLLNQKIDKISDALSVNDTNWTQTDTTLVDKNSCLSLEIKTSDNNDKKIELTVDSTKDTTICKKIKDANIVTTSYELY from the coding sequence ATGAAGTCAGCATTTTCACTTTTAGAACTTATCTTTGCAATTGTAATTTTGGGAATTGTGGCATCCTTCGCAATTCCAAAATATATGGAAACTAAAGACACAGCTTTAGTGTCAACAATAAAAAGAGACATAAACACCGCGGTTACTTCAATTCAAAGTTATTATTTGCTAAATCAAAAAATTGATAAAATTAGTGATGCTTTAAGTGTAAATGATACTAATTGGACTCAAACTGATACAACATTAGTTGATAAGAATAGTTGTTTAAGTCTTGAAATAAAAACTTCAGATAATAATGATAAAAAGATTGAACTAACTGTTGATTCTACAAAAGATACAACAATTTGCAAAAAAATTAAAGATGCTAACATTGTAACAACATCTTATGAACTTTACTAA
- a CDS encoding leucyl aminopeptidase: MKINLIDKDAEKNGSEIEIIFVKDIKNLVDKELLETLEFKAKDEACVLLAESKKIYVGYEEEDYDSIAIASATAIKKLQTTKFANAKIELNDVLENNFKALVEGLFLGEYKFENYKSEKNRKKIEVQILVSDKNDKLEQILNESKIITKAVNKTRNMVNTPPADFYPEVMAKIAKKLAKSADIEVKIEGEKFLKENGMNAMLSVGRASVHESKLIHLTYKPKNPQAKIVLVGKGLTYDSGGLSLKPADFMVTMKADKSGGCAVMSTLWAIAKLELPFEVHGIVGAVENMIGGNAYKPDDVLKAKNGKTIEVRNTDAEGRLVLADCLCYAQDEIKDVDYIFDYATLTGACVVGVGEYTTGVMGNNEILKRNAVLSALKSGEYATSLDFNRFLKKAIKSEIADICNIASTRYGGAITAGMFLDNFIYEENKEKWIHFDIAGPAFVEKPWGYNPHGASGTGVRMTIKFLQDIAENN, from the coding sequence ATGAAAATCAATTTGATTGATAAAGATGCAGAAAAAAATGGTTCAGAAATTGAAATTATTTTTGTAAAAGATATTAAAAATTTAGTTGATAAAGAGCTCTTAGAAACTTTAGAGTTTAAAGCAAAAGATGAAGCTTGTGTATTATTAGCAGAATCAAAAAAGATTTATGTAGGTTATGAAGAAGAAGATTATGACTCAATTGCAATTGCTAGTGCAACTGCAATTAAAAAACTTCAAACAACAAAATTTGCAAATGCAAAAATTGAACTAAATGATGTTTTAGAAAATAATTTCAAAGCTTTAGTTGAGGGTTTATTTTTAGGTGAATACAAATTTGAAAACTACAAATCAGAAAAAAATAGAAAGAAAATAGAAGTACAAATTTTAGTATCTGATAAAAACGATAAATTAGAGCAAATATTAAATGAATCAAAAATTATCACAAAAGCTGTAAATAAAACAAGAAATATGGTAAATACTCCACCAGCTGATTTTTATCCAGAAGTTATGGCTAAAATTGCAAAAAAACTTGCAAAAAGCGCTGATATTGAAGTTAAAATTGAGGGTGAAAAGTTTTTAAAAGAGAATGGAATGAATGCAATGCTTAGCGTTGGTCGTGCTTCTGTTCATGAATCAAAACTTATTCACTTAACTTACAAACCTAAAAACCCACAAGCAAAAATTGTATTAGTTGGAAAAGGTTTAACTTATGATTCGGGAGGATTATCTTTAAAACCTGCTGATTTTATGGTTACTATGAAAGCTGATAAATCTGGTGGTTGTGCTGTTATGTCAACACTTTGGGCAATTGCAAAATTAGAACTTCCTTTTGAAGTTCATGGAATTGTAGGAGCCGTTGAAAATATGATTGGTGGAAATGCATATAAACCTGATGATGTTTTAAAAGCAAAAAATGGTAAAACAATAGAAGTACGAAATACAGATGCCGAGGGAAGACTTGTTCTTGCTGATTGTTTATGTTATGCACAAGATGAAATAAAAGATGTTGATTATATTTTTGATTATGCAACATTAACTGGCGCTTGTGTTGTTGGAGTTGGTGAATATACAACAGGAGTTATGGGAAATAATGAAATACTAAAAAGAAATGCTGTTTTATCTGCTTTGAAATCTGGTGAATATGCTACAAGTTTAGATTTTAATAGATTCCTAAAAAAAGCAATTAAATCAGAAATTGCTGATATTTGTAATATTGCAAGCACAAGATATGGTGGAGCAATTACAGCTGGAATGTTTTTGGATAACTTTATTTATGAAGAAAATAAAGAAAAATGGATTCACTTTGATATAGCTGGACCTGCATTTGTAGAAAAACCTTGGGGATATAATCCACATGGGGCAAGTGGAACAGGTGTTAGAATGACAATTAAATTTTTACAAGATATAGCTGAAAATAATTAG
- a CDS encoding iron-containing alcohol dehydrogenase, whose amino-acid sequence MQNFTFYNPTKIEFGKDKEKEIGTHLKKCNIKKVLLTYGSERIKKDGLFDIVEKSLNENNIEFIAVGGIVSNPVLSKVYEIISIAKEEKVDAILSVGGGSVLDSSKAIAAGALYDGDVWDFFIGKALVQKALPIFDILTLAATGSEMNCGAVITNENTKQKYAIQSPLLYPKVSVINPELMKTISKDYLVYSAADIIAHSIEGYFTATIHPTYINRQIEAIIKTVMQTTEILIHNPDDYNARAEFAWAATNALNGLTYVGISEFSYPNHMIEHSLSALYNVPHGAGLSVVMPAWMKWYKSKNEAQFKRFAKEIFELETAEEGIDALEAWFNKVGTPTKLSQFNIQISDTDKILENLLENAQYFGIKEIYTKDVLTKILNNAF is encoded by the coding sequence ATGCAAAATTTTACATTCTATAATCCAACAAAAATTGAGTTTGGAAAAGATAAAGAAAAAGAAATAGGAACACATTTAAAAAAATGTAATATCAAAAAAGTACTTCTTACATATGGAAGCGAAAGAATTAAAAAAGATGGACTTTTTGATATTGTTGAAAAAAGTTTAAATGAAAATAATATTGAATTCATCGCTGTTGGTGGAATTGTTAGTAATCCTGTTCTTTCAAAAGTTTATGAAATAATTTCTATTGCAAAAGAAGAAAAAGTTGATGCAATTTTAAGTGTTGGTGGTGGTTCTGTTTTAGATAGTTCTAAAGCTATTGCTGCGGGTGCTTTATATGATGGCGATGTTTGGGATTTTTTCATTGGAAAAGCTCTTGTTCAAAAAGCTTTACCAATTTTTGATATTTTAACATTAGCAGCAACTGGAAGTGAAATGAACTGTGGTGCAGTTATAACAAATGAAAATACAAAACAGAAATATGCAATTCAATCACCATTACTTTATCCAAAAGTTTCAGTTATCAATCCTGAATTAATGAAAACAATATCTAAAGATTATTTAGTATATTCAGCTGCTGATATTATTGCTCATTCAATTGAAGGATATTTTACAGCAACAATTCACCCAACTTATATTAATAGACAAATTGAAGCCATTATTAAAACAGTAATGCAAACAACAGAAATCTTAATACACAATCCAGATGATTATAATGCAAGGGCAGAGTTTGCATGGGCAGCTACAAATGCATTAAATGGTTTAACATATGTTGGAATATCAGAATTCTCATATCCAAATCATATGATAGAACATTCACTTTCTGCTTTATATAATGTGCCTCATGGAGCAGGACTTTCAGTTGTAATGCCAGCGTGGATGAAATGGTATAAAAGTAAAAATGAAGCTCAATTTAAAAGATTTGCAAAAGAGATTTTTGAACTTGAAACAGCAGAGGAAGGAATTGATGCACTTGAAGCTTGGTTTAATAAAGTGGGAACTCCAACAAAACTTAGTCAATTTAATATTCAAATAAGTGATACAGATAAGATATTAGAGAACTTATTAGAAAATGCTCAATATTTTGGAATCAAAGAAATTTACACAAAAGATGTTTTAACAAAAATTTTAAATAATGCTTTTTAG
- a CDS encoding sensor domain-containing diguanylate cyclase, producing MKRVVQLKEFCDFLRINKNLIIDNWLSIDEVKNIFAIHELVLSSEDRKVFYEFFDCLIGVMQWDVEISECPVKTKFLQILNKSFFNISELFTLLTCLKNSLTYYFYKEGIFSFVLLDDVEKNFLKISNELFNTYEQIKDKDTDYRADHSNLLNEYKKAVDLSNIVSKTNPKGIITYVNDKFCEVSGYKREELIGRPHNIVRHPTMPSRIYKELWDTIKAKKTWNGLITNIQKDGKSYTVYSTIVPILDIDGDIVEYIAIRHDVTEFEQAKEQLSTLNKAMKHKVDELYSMAQTFEEQASIDVLTGVFNRMKFEEFFDLEFQKAKMQRNQLSIILLDIDNFKSINDTFGHDIGDDVLKVMTKLISQNIRSTDTLSRWGGEEFVILLPGTSLEQAKLVATNLKNVISGYKFDTLNYEVTCSFGVAVCNDSDNKEKLFKRVDTVLYKAKNSGKNIVIAEDEI from the coding sequence GTGAAAAGAGTAGTTCAATTAAAAGAGTTTTGTGATTTTCTTAGAATTAATAAAAATTTGATTATAGATAATTGGCTTAGTATTGATGAAGTTAAAAATATTTTTGCTATTCATGAATTAGTTTTAAGTTCAGAAGATAGAAAGGTTTTTTATGAGTTTTTTGATTGTCTTATTGGAGTGATGCAATGGGATGTGGAAATATCAGAGTGTCCAGTAAAAACAAAATTCTTGCAGATATTAAATAAATCTTTTTTTAATATCTCTGAGCTATTTACACTATTAACTTGTTTAAAGAATAGTCTTACTTATTATTTTTATAAAGAGGGTATTTTCTCTTTTGTTTTATTAGACGATGTAGAAAAAAACTTTTTAAAAATAAGTAATGAACTATTTAATACTTATGAGCAAATAAAAGATAAAGATACTGATTATAGAGCTGATCATTCAAATTTATTAAATGAATATAAAAAAGCAGTTGATTTAAGTAATATTGTTTCTAAAACAAATCCAAAAGGTATTATCACTTATGTAAATGATAAATTTTGTGAAGTTTCAGGTTATAAAAGAGAAGAGTTAATTGGAAGACCACATAATATTGTACGTCATCCAACTATGCCTTCACGAATTTATAAAGAGCTTTGGGACACAATAAAAGCAAAAAAAACTTGGAATGGATTAATAACAAATATTCAAAAAGATGGAAAAAGTTATACGGTTTATTCTACAATAGTTCCTATTTTAGATATAGATGGCGATATAGTTGAATATATTGCAATTCGACATGATGTAACTGAATTTGAACAAGCAAAAGAGCAACTAAGCACTTTAAATAAAGCCATGAAACATAAAGTTGATGAATTATATTCTATGGCTCAAACTTTTGAAGAACAAGCTTCTATTGATGTTTTAACAGGTGTTTTTAATAGAATGAAATTTGAAGAGTTTTTTGATTTAGAATTTCAAAAAGCAAAAATGCAAAGAAATCAACTTAGTATTATATTACTTGATATTGATAATTTTAAATCAATAAATGATACCTTTGGGCATGATATAGGTGATGATGTTTTAAAAGTAATGACAAAATTAATATCACAAAATATCAGAAGTACAGATACTCTTTCAAGATGGGGTGGCGAAGAGTTTGTGATTCTTTTACCTGGAACAAGTCTTGAACAAGCTAAACTTGTAGCAACAAATTTGAAAAATGTCATTTCAGGATATAAATTTGATACTTTAAATTATGAGGTAACGTGTAGTTTTGGAGTTGCAGTTTGTAATGATAGTGATAATAAAGAAAAATTATTTAAAAGAGTTGATACTGTTTTATATAAAGCCAAAAATAGTGGGAAAAATATAGTAATAGCAGAAGATGAAATTTAA
- the trpB gene encoding tryptophan synthase subunit beta has protein sequence MSNYIPKPSIYDPDEKGQFGIFGGQYVPETLMPILKELEVEYKKYRFDKEFWAEVNYLLKDYVGRENPLYFAKNVSDEIGAKVYLKREDLNHTGAHKINNVIAQGLLAKKLGKTKVIAETGAGQHGVATATIAALMGLECTIFMGAKDVERQELNVFRMKLLGAKVIAVQSGSKTLKDAMNDAIRYWVTNARDTFYIIGTVAGPHPYPMMVRDFQAVIGFESRKQILEKEGRLPDYVLACIGGGSNAIGMFSHFLEDKEVTCIGIEAGGLGLDTDKHGCSLEKGSPGVLHGQCSYLLQDEDGQVLEAHSFSAGLDYPGIGPEHSFHKDNKSVQYDSITDKEALDAFVWLSRSEGIIPAFESAHAIAYLKKAKDKFKDKIVVVSLSGRGDKDMVQAKSLLNFE, from the coding sequence ATGAGTAATTATATTCCAAAACCAAGTATATACGACCCAGATGAGAAAGGTCAATTTGGTATTTTCGGAGGACAATATGTTCCTGAAACATTAATGCCAATTTTAAAAGAATTAGAAGTTGAATATAAAAAATATAGATTTGATAAAGAATTTTGGGCAGAGGTTAATTATTTATTAAAAGATTATGTAGGACGAGAGAATCCTTTATATTTTGCTAAAAATGTAAGTGATGAAATAGGTGCAAAAGTATATTTAAAAAGAGAAGATTTAAATCATACTGGTGCTCATAAAATAAATAATGTAATTGCTCAGGGTTTACTTGCAAAGAAACTTGGTAAAACAAAAGTAATAGCAGAAACTGGTGCTGGTCAACATGGAGTTGCAACTGCAACAATTGCTGCACTTATGGGACTTGAATGTACTATTTTTATGGGTGCAAAAGATGTTGAGAGACAAGAATTAAATGTATTTAGAATGAAACTTTTAGGAGCAAAAGTCATTGCTGTTCAAAGTGGAAGTAAAACATTAAAAGATGCTATGAATGATGCGATTAGATACTGGGTTACAAATGCACGAGATACTTTTTATATAATAGGTACAGTTGCTGGTCCTCATCCATATCCTATGATGGTTCGTGATTTCCAAGCAGTTATTGGATTTGAATCAAGAAAACAAATACTTGAAAAAGAGGGAAGATTACCTGATTATGTACTTGCATGTATTGGTGGTGGATCTAATGCTATTGGAATGTTTTCACACTTTTTAGAAGATAAAGAAGTTACTTGTATTGGAATTGAAGCTGGTGGTTTAGGTCTTGATACTGATAAACATGGTTGTTCTCTAGAAAAAGGAAGTCCTGGAGTTTTACATGGACAATGTTCATATTTACTTCAAGATGAAGATGGACAAGTTTTAGAAGCTCATTCATTTAGTGCAGGACTTGATTATCCAGGAATTGGACCTGAACACTCTTTTCATAAAGATAATAAATCAGTTCAATATGATTCAATTACAGATAAAGAAGCTTTAGATGCTTTTGTATGGCTTAGTAGAAGTGAGGGAATCATTCCAGCTTTCGAATCAGCTCATGCAATTGCATATTTGAAAAAAGCAAAAGATAAATTTAAAGATAAGATAGTTGTTGTGAGTTTATCAGGACGTGGGGACAAAGACATGGTACAAGCAAAGAGTTTGTTAAATTTTGAATAA
- a CDS encoding DNA ligase yields the protein MKLLILIFLFINLYSQELQKAKTYDKSIHKINNWYMSEKLDGIRAYWNGKEFLSKNGNKIYAPDWFIKDFPDFELDGELWTKRDDFENIQNIVLDTTPSSRWGKITYNIFEVPNTAGNFDKRLEKIRNYLDKNPNKFIKIIPQIICKNDAQLNNYLKKLIDEKAEGLMLKNPKLEYFSGRSENILKVKKFYDDEALVIGLNYSKVNEFKSLKVKLKNGIIFNLGGGFSDMQRKNPPKIGDIVTFKYYDLTKNSKPKFASFLRIRKEE from the coding sequence ATGAAATTATTAATTCTTATTTTTCTATTTATAAACTTATATTCACAAGAACTCCAAAAAGCAAAAACATATGATAAATCAATACATAAAATTAACAACTGGTATATGAGTGAAAAACTTGATGGAATTAGGGCATATTGGAATGGCAAAGAGTTTTTAAGTAAAAATGGAAATAAAATTTATGCCCCAGATTGGTTTATAAAAGATTTTCCAGATTTTGAACTTGATGGGGAATTATGGACTAAAAGAGACGACTTTGAAAATATTCAGAATATTGTTTTAGATACTACTCCATCATCAAGATGGGGAAAAATAACTTATAATATCTTTGAAGTTCCAAATACAGCAGGAAATTTTGATAAAAGATTAGAAAAAATAAGAAATTACTTAGATAAAAATCCAAATAAATTTATTAAAATAATTCCTCAAATAATCTGTAAAAATGATGCGCAACTAAATAATTATTTAAAAAAACTTATTGATGAAAAAGCTGAGGGATTGATGTTAAAAAATCCAAAATTAGAATATTTTAGTGGTAGAAGTGAAAATATTTTGAAGGTTAAAAAATTTTATGATGATGAAGCTTTAGTTATTGGTTTAAACTATTCAAAAGTAAATGAATTTAAAAGTTTAAAAGTAAAATTAAAAAATGGAATTATTTTTAATTTAGGAGGAGGTTTTTCAGATATGCAAAGAAAAAATCCTCCTAAAATTGGAGATATTGTAACTTTTAAATATTATGATTTAACAAAAAATTCTAAACCAAAATTTGCTTCTTTTTTACGAATTAGAAAAGAAGAGTAA
- a CDS encoding polysaccharide biosynthesis protein, whose translation MNYLQDKRFLGIIATLVISVFTFFLVTVLLAKELSIVALSIILFTRVICSFLFFDDYKLSWSKASTKTGLMKVILAIISFLIYMPILYYGFKFHFNIMFIDLIFYTFAVNILVYVYKYYHTVGKNKKTKKLVIYGAGKAGLQLQREFLNSEYHLVCFIDDDEILHHRSIDGISIYSRDKYCSLYEGQKFDMMVVAIPSATKEQIKLVYENMQNYFATIKILPTIEKILRKEEFTKQLKDISVEDLLARHPKDLDKKQIENFIKNKVVLITGAGGSIGSEISRQCKLFGAKQLILLDHSEFNLYSIMEELKGDDVIPVMQTVRNSDFLENTFSKYKPQIVIHAAAYKHVPLVEDNILEGISNNIIGTKNCIDISIKYGVEKFVLISTDKAVRPTNVMGTTKRICELYTQNVKSNTTEIVAVRFGNVLGSSGSVIPKFKAQIEAGGPITVTHPDITRYFMLIPEACELVLQAASIGKGGEIFILDMGEPIKIVDLAKKMIALSGKENIEIKYCGLRTGEKLYEELLINESDKRTDYESITVANATYFDIDELNKKIQELLVCEDKISKLKEIVPEFEHKLNN comes from the coding sequence ATGAATTATTTACAAGACAAAAGATTTCTAGGAATTATAGCAACATTAGTGATATCTGTTTTTACTTTTTTTCTAGTAACAGTTTTATTAGCAAAAGAGTTGTCTATAGTTGCTTTGAGTATTATTCTATTTACAAGAGTTATTTGTTCTTTTTTATTTTTTGATGATTATAAACTTTCATGGTCAAAAGCATCTACAAAAACGGGACTTATGAAAGTTATATTAGCAATAATTAGTTTTTTAATTTATATGCCAATATTATATTATGGATTTAAATTTCATTTTAATATTATGTTTATTGATTTGATATTTTATACTTTTGCTGTAAATATTTTAGTGTATGTTTACAAGTATTATCATACAGTTGGAAAAAACAAAAAAACAAAAAAATTGGTTATTTATGGAGCGGGTAAAGCAGGACTTCAACTTCAACGAGAATTTTTAAATAGTGAATATCATCTTGTATGTTTTATTGATGATGATGAAATTTTACATCATAGAAGTATAGATGGTATTTCTATATATTCACGGGATAAATATTGTAGTTTATATGAGGGACAGAAGTTTGATATGATGGTTGTTGCAATTCCATCAGCAACAAAAGAGCAAATAAAATTAGTTTATGAAAATATGCAAAATTATTTTGCAACTATTAAAATATTACCAACAATTGAAAAAATATTAAGAAAAGAAGAGTTTACAAAACAGTTAAAAGATATTTCAGTAGAAGACTTACTTGCTCGTCATCCAAAAGATTTAGATAAAAAACAAATAGAGAATTTTATAAAAAATAAAGTAGTTTTAATCACAGGTGCAGGTGGAAGTATTGGAAGTGAAATAAGTAGACAATGTAAACTCTTTGGTGCAAAACAATTAATACTTTTAGATCACAGTGAATTTAATCTTTATTCAATTATGGAAGAGTTAAAAGGTGATGATGTAATCCCTGTAATGCAAACAGTAAGAAATTCAGATTTTTTAGAAAATACATTTTCAAAATATAAACCACAAATAGTAATACACGCAGCTGCATATAAACATGTTCCTTTAGTTGAAGATAATATTTTAGAAGGCATTTCTAATAATATTATAGGTACAAAAAACTGCATAGATATTTCAATAAAATATGGCGTTGAAAAATTTGTATTAATTTCAACAGATAAAGCAGTTCGACCAACAAATGTAATGGGAACAACAAAAAGAATTTGTGAATTATATACTCAAAATGTAAAAAGTAACACAACTGAAATAGTAGCAGTTAGATTTGGAAATGTTTTAGGAAGTAGTGGAAGTGTTATTCCTAAATTTAAAGCTCAAATAGAAGCTGGTGGTCCTATAACTGTTACTCATCCAGATATTACAAGATATTTTATGTTAATTCCTGAAGCTTGCGAATTAGTTCTTCAAGCTGCAAGTATTGGAAAAGGTGGAGAGATATTTATTTTAGATATGGGTGAACCTATTAAAATAGTTGATTTAGCAAAAAAAATGATTGCCTTATCAGGTAAAGAAAATATTGAAATAAAATATTGTGGTTTAAGAACGGGTGAAAAACTTTATGAAGAGCTTTTAATAAATGAAAGTGATAAAAGAACAGATTATGAATCAATCACAGTTGCAAATGCGACTTATTTTGATATTGATGAACTAAATAAAAAAATTCAAGAATTATTAGTATGTGAAGATAAAATTTCAAAATTAAAAGAGATAGTTCCAGAATTTGAGCATAAGTTAAATAATTAA
- a CDS encoding NAD(P)H-binding protein, whose translation MKNVLILGANGQIAKEVIKLFLEEADIKLTLFLRQAQRLRFLDNNSQICIIEGDVLNLSDLEKAMENKDVVYANLAGDLENHAKNIIKAMKNTGLQKLIFISSIGIYDEVLLI comes from the coding sequence ATGAAAAATGTATTAATTCTAGGAGCAAATGGTCAAATTGCAAAAGAAGTAATTAAACTTTTCCTTGAAGAAGCAGATATAAAATTAACTCTTTTCCTAAGGCAAGCTCAACGTTTAAGATTTTTAGATAACAATTCACAAATTTGCATTATAGAAGGAGATGTCTTAAATTTAAGTGATTTAGAAAAAGCAATGGAAAATAAAGATGTAGTTTATGCAAATTTAGCTGGTGATTTAGAAAATCATGCAAAAAATATAATTAAAGCCATGAAAAACACAGGATTACAAAAACTAATCTTTATTAGTTCCATTGGAATATATGATGAAGTGTTGCTGATTTAG